The Candidatus Methylomirabilis sp. genome includes a window with the following:
- a CDS encoding NYN domain-containing protein produces MNEEKRLALFIDFENIAIGIKQAKHKQFEIGLVLERLVEKGKIMVKRAYADWGRYAEYKRHLHEAAIELIDIPQKRISGKNSADIRLAVDAMDMAYSKEHLDTFVIVSGDSDFSPLVSKLRENNKEVIGLGVKNSVSELLVDNCDEFIYYEDLIRSPKKPPVLSGLPEKKVEVFELLGDSIQALMRENKEVLWGSMVKQTMIRKRPSFNEGYYGYSAFSKLLEDAAKHNIIELKRDPKSGTYIITSFAEAA; encoded by the coding sequence ATGAACGAAGAGAAGAGACTTGCCCTCTTCATCGATTTCGAGAATATCGCGATTGGTATCAAACAGGCCAAGCACAAGCAGTTTGAGATCGGCCTCGTGCTCGAGCGGCTCGTGGAGAAGGGTAAAATCATGGTCAAGCGTGCCTACGCCGACTGGGGACGCTACGCCGAATACAAACGGCACCTCCACGAAGCGGCTATCGAACTGATCGACATCCCACAGAAGCGAATCAGCGGCAAGAATAGCGCCGACATCCGGCTGGCGGTGGACGCGATGGACATGGCGTACTCCAAGGAGCACCTCGACACCTTTGTCATCGTCTCCGGTGACAGCGATTTTTCGCCCTTGGTTTCTAAATTGCGGGAGAACAACAAGGAGGTCATCGGTCTCGGCGTGAAGAATTCAGTCTCGGAGCTGTTGGTGGACAACTGCGACGAATTCATCTACTACGAAGACCTGATTCGCTCCCCCAAGAAACCACCCGTCCTCTCCGGTCTGCCTGAGAAGAAAGTGGAAGTGTTCGAGCTCCTGGGCGACTCGATCCAGGCCCTCATGCGGGAGAATAAAGAGGTGCTCTGGGGTTCAATGGTCAAACAGACGATGATCCGCAAGCGGCCATCCTTTAACGAAGGCTACTACGGGTACAGCGCCTTTTCCAAGCTGCTGGAAGACGCCGCTAAACACAATATTATCGAGCTGAAGC